The Phosphitispora fastidiosa region TCTATCGGGATCTTAAACTGAAGCCTTCCCTGCCGGTGCAGCAGGTCAATATATTCTGCCAAGTGATATATTTCATAATTCTGTTCACCAATCCTGGCATAGTCATTTTTAAATGTCTTGTAGCATCCGGAACATGCTGTCACCAGTGTCTCTATCCCCAGACTGTTGATTTGGTCGATATTGCCTGCAGCCTTTTCCTGAAACTCCGGGTCCCCGATACGCCTGAGCTTGCCGTAACAGCAGTTCTCCTCGGGGCCGAGGATGCCAAATCTTACGCCTGCATGATTCATGATATTGGCCGCATGCTGGGAGACCATGTTTATCTTTTCATCATAGCTCGCCGTACAGCCCAGGAACAATAGGACCGGCGCCAGATTATCAGTTATCAGCTCAGGTTTCTGTGCCAGAGTGCCTTTTGACAGGCCTGCCTCCACCCAGTCAGCCTTCTCGGTACGGGATCTTTTATATGGGTTCCCATGCTTTTTCAGGGTCTCACAGTAAGTTTTCTGTTCAGGCAGCGGGCCCAGCCCGGATTCATACATGGCTTCCCGGGTATTCTCCCATAGTTCCACGGTATCCAGCCTTGCCGGACATACGAAATGGCATTGGTTGCAGCAGGAACACTCATACAGGCTTTTGGTAAAACGCGCCACTGTCTCAGGTCCCGGTTTGCGCCCAAATAAGCCAAACAAACCGCCGTTTTCACCTTTTAGTATTTCTTTGAGGTATTTTATCTTGGCACGGGGGGTAACGTCCTCTTTACTGTCAAGGGTATATACCGGACACCACTTCTGGCACTCCCCGCACCGGGTACATGCGTCCAGGCTCATCAACTGCCGGGGGCTGAGTTTTTCTATCCTGAGTTTACCGGTATTAATCCTGTCAGTCCCGGACTCCATTGCAGCCTCTGTCATATATATAGGTCACCCCGCATTCGTTCCTCTGATGCATTCAGTACTATTTCTACCGGGCCGTTAATGATGTGCATAAATTTACTGTGGGGAATGTATGCCAACAAAATTGCATTCAGGGTGGCATGAAAAACCCATAGACCCGTTGCCAGGCCGCCAACATTTGCATCACCGCTAAACAAGGCAGCCAGCCGGTAGCCTATAAAGGAATAAGTCACTTCAGTTCCCGGCATCGTCATAGAGATGCGCGCCGCCTCCAGCAGAAACCCGCTGGCGACCAACAGAAACAGGGCTGCCAGAGTTACCGTATCATCCGCATCGGTATAAAGCTGGCTGTCTTTTTTGATATACCTCCTGATAATTGCCATTGCCAGACCGGCCAGAATTGCCAGGCCAAAGAGGTCGCCTGCAGCCTTGTAATAGTTATGGCCCGCACCTTCCAGCATGTACAGGCTGACCCGGGAACTCTCCGGGATTACCATCTCCAGGACCACCGCTATTGCAGACAACATTAACAGGCCTATAAAACCATAAAATATCAGCATATGTGCCAACCAGCGGGCGGCGCTTTTTTCCGCCAGTTGTTTCTGAAACAGTACTTCTCTGAAAAAGGTTTTCAACATTATCAGAAAATCGGGTTCATTATACAGGGACCTCCTCCGGGCTTTAAAATAAAAGGAAATCTTATAGCCCAGCCCAGTGAACAGGAGTAATACTCCCAGGAACTGGACAACCCAAAAGTAAGCCCAGGGTTTGAAATAAAGTTCTGCATCACTCATTCTTCATGCACTCCCCCTTGGCCTTAACTTTTGATAGCTTTTTCGATTTTGGGGCGATCCACCTGACGACCGATAAAAACAAACTTATTTGTATCTGTATCCCGGATCTCACCAAAATTGACCTGACCATTTACATAGTCAAAGGTTTCCGGTCCGTTCTCGGTCCGGATAATACCCTTAGCCCTATAAATGCTGCCATACTCACCGCTATTGAGGTTCTGCAATAATTCAACAATTCTCTCCTTTTTCACCATACCGTCGATAGTAAAGGATTCGGCATGAAATTGAGGGGAATAATGGAAATGCACGATGTCACCTTTAACGGCTGTCTGAGGAATTTCAGCCCGGCAGTAGACTGTAGGTATTATCAGGGCAGCAGGATTAATGCGGGCGATTTTACCCCGGCATTTTTCAATTTCTTCAGCTGAAACCAGGTCTGCCTTATTCATCATTATTATATCTGAATTCATAATCTGGTCTTTAAAGAAATTGCCCAGGTCATCTTCATGGACATCTCCTGAAAAAAAGGTTAAATCAACTACTCCGACCACCGGAGCAATCTCAATCCGGTCACTGAAATCAGCTTTTTCAAGGCCTATCAGGACTGATGACGGTGAAGCAATCCCTGAAGGCTCTATGATAAGCTGCCCGGGCTTGAAGTCCTCAAGGATATCTCTTACGGCATCAACCAGGCTTTCCCGAAGGCTGCAGCATATACAACCGCTGGGCATTTCAACAACATTAAGGTTGGTGCCTTCAGCAACAACAGCCCCGTCAATCCCCAGTTCCCCGAATTCATTTACAAGTATGGCTGTGTCGGAATTAGACTGTTCGATAAGGTTTTTTAACAAAGTAGTTTTCCCCGCACCCAAAAAACCGCATATAAGCACTATTTTCACTGCCGGCCTTCCTTTCCGCGACCCTGCCCGCAAGCTCTCATTCTTCGGTGATTTTGGTAATTTTCATGGTTACTTCCTGGTCCACCGCAGCGCCAACCAGCACCTGAACCGTCTTCAGGATTGCACTGGGCACAGGACAGTCGGGGTGGGTCAGGTGTTGGGAACAGACCTTATAAATATATGAATCAAGCATCTTGGTAAAGACACCTTTTTTCCAGTTAAGATTCCTGAATTCGTCCTTCATACCTGTAACCAGCTCACAGGCGCTGTGAAAATCAAGATTAAGACGCTTTTGGTCGTCAAGTTCTGCCTCGATAACAACCTTCAGCCCACAGGCTCCGGGTTCCACTATCCCTTTAGCCTTTTTCATAAGGTTTACCTCCCATAGGGGCAGGCCAGTACACATACCCCGCAGATATATTTTTGAAAAACCTTTACTGTATAACTCATATATTCAGTACATGCATCGGCATCAATAAATACTTCAGCCTTGTTACCGCGTTTCCATTGGACATCCCTGATAGCAGATACCGGACACGAGTTGACACATCTGGAACAACTGCCACAGGCGCTTTCAGTGTAGGGTGTCTTGCATATCTCCAGCGGCGCATCAGTCAGTACTGTTGCCCAGCTTAGCCGTGCGCCGTATTCCCGGTTCACCAGGAGACCACTTTTACCTATCCATCCCAGTCCGGAACAGGTGGCTGCAGTCTTATGGGGAAACAGGGGGTACAGTTTTGAGATAAAACTTCCATCAGTCTTTGCTGAGTCCGGAGGAATCGCCAGGGTCCGCCATCCACGTGACTTAAGCAAAGTTATTAATTTCTTCTGAACAGATTCCAGGACCAGATCAACTTCTTCATACTGGTTTGAATACACTGTCATTGAACCACACTTATAAGTCCCACGGTATCTGGGATGCTTTACGGCAATAGCGATAGCATTGGGCAGGTGCTTTAATTCAGGCGCCAGCCCGACACTGACATCCCCGAAACCGGCAAGGGTCGCCCCCCAGCTAATGATTTTTTCCTGTAGCTGCTGCGAATCAATCGTTGTCATCGTACTTTTCCTCATGCGGAGCGGAAATTTCAGCATCAAACGGCAACCCCCTTTCATTTTCAATAACCATTATTATTTCTGGATTCCGGTCCGTTTTCCTGCAAACTCAAATTATTATATTGGAGAGGGACCGCAGCCCCTCTCGTCTGAATCAATTCTAGTACACGCCGTGATCCCATCTTGGCGGGGGCAGATATTCCCAAGGCTCATTTGCCTGGATTTTTTGGGCCAGCTGCACACACTTGTAAGCATATTCAAAACAATACGGGATTCCTGGGCCGGCTGGAACGAAACCACCCAGCATCATACCAATGGCAGCAGCTTCAAATACTTCCTCAACAGAAGCGCCGGCCTTAACAGCCGGGTAAACGTGTACAATACACCTGGGTGAACAATAGCCAACACCACCGGCCATAAAAATCAGTTCCTTAACCTTACGGCTTAAAGCGCCATCTGCCCACATGCTGTTGTAAAAATCAGCAAAGGTAACACCGGCTTTGGGATTCACCTCATTAATAACTTTAAACATCCGGGGTACAAATAACATGTTGTCAACCATATACTGGTTGGCTTCTGCAGGGGTATAGTTTTTCTCTTCACACATAACTTGGGATTCGCTCCTTTCAAATAGTAGTCTTTTCAGCTTGTCAAACATCATGATGTCAAACAGTTAAGAGCTGTTTGTTTTTCACCTCCTCCTGATTATTTTAAACCCGGCCTGTATTAGGGATTGCCGGGGTTGAAGACTCTATCATTTCAAGTATCATTCTGCGGTTGCGGCAGAACTCGACATCTGTCCGGTTCCGCGGCCGGGGAAGATTCAACTCGACAACCTGCTTAATTCTTCCGGGCCGGCAGCCCATGATAACAATTCTCTCGGCCAGATAAACCGCTTCATCGATGTTGTGGGTAACAAACAAAATTGTCTTTTTTTCTTTTTCCCACAGGTTTATCAGATCTGCCTGCAGCATATTCCGGTTTATCGAATCCAACGCCGCAAAAGGTTCATCCATCAGCAGGAGTTTGGGGTTATATGCCAGCACTCTGGCAATAGCCACCCTCTGTTTCATACCTCCGGACAGCTGTTTGGGGTAATACTTGCGGTATTCGGCAAGTCCCACTTTTTCCAGGTTATGCTCTATAATGTCTCTCCAAAGGCTCGTGTCAATCTTGCGGGCCCTCAGGGCGAACCTGATATTCTCTTCCACCGTATACCATGGGAAAAGAGCATCTTCCTGAAATACAAACCCCACTTCCCCATCTTCGAGAGTGATCGGCCGGTCTTCAAGCAGTACCTGTCCCCCTGCCGGTGCATAAAGGCCGGCTACGATTCTCAGCAGGGTGCTTTTCCCGCAGCCGCTGGGCCCGACAATACAGCAGAAACAGCCTTGTTCCACTTTAAGATCCAGCCCTTGAAAAATAGTTGTCTCCCCAAACTGCTGGGTAATATCTCTTATTATCAGCGCCATGGTATCAACCTCTTTTCCAGAAAGAGGATAATCCAGTTAATCAGGCTTCCTACAATCCCGATGGCCACCATTCCGCTGATAATCTCAGCAGTTCTGCCCCCCACCGAATAGGAGGACCAGATGTAATAACCAATACCCAGTTTCCCGCCGACAAACTCCGCAGCCACAATACACATCCACCCAACACCGAAACCAACCCGAATGCCGCTGAAAATCGCCGGCAGGGCCCCGGGCAGCATCACCCGGATGAGCACCTGTCTGGAGGAAGAGCCCATTGTCCGGGCTGCCTCAATATGTATCCGGTTGACCATACTTATACCATGTATGGTATTCAGCAGGACAGGGAAAAAAGCCCCGATAAAAACAGTAAATATCTGTACATACTCTGTGGGACTCCCGGTATTGGCAAAGATTACATATGCCAGTGGTATCCAGGCCAGGGGCGGTATCGGCCTTATCATCTCAATAATAGAATCAAAATAACTTTTCAGTTTTTCCACGGAACCCATCAGAATCCCCATTGGTACTGCAGCAATAAAACTGAGTACACAGGCCTTGATTACTATCAGCAGGCTCGCCCACACTATTTGGAGCAGGGTTTTGTTGTACAGGGGATCTCCTTTTATTACAAGGTCAACAAATACCCTGAGGGTCTCCAAGGGTGTCGGAAGTTCAAGTAGTCTCAAACCTGCTATAATCTGCCATATCAGCACCAGTGAAGCCGCAGACAGCATCCTGAAAACCCTGTCACGGGATAGTATCCTGTACCGCGGTTTCTGAATAGTCTGGTCTGCTACCCTGTCTGCAGCTGTATAATTGAACAGGCCCATTAACACCATCCTTTACCTGATAGCACGTTCACCCGCTACAGCACATGCTAACTGCTAAAAGCTAACTGCTCCTATTATTTGTCATATATCATTAATTGTCAATTGTTATCTCCTGACTCCTGACTCCTGACTCCTGACTCCTATTTAATAACCGGCCGCAGTCCTTCTTCTCTCAGGGCTTTATCAAGGAGCGTATGCTGTACGGTACCGATACCGGGAACAGCAATGGTTCTGCCTTCCAGGTCAGCCAAGGTTTTAATCTTGCCGTCGCTCTTTACCACCAGTCCTGAACCTTCGTTGTTGGCTCCTGCCACTACCTCAATGGGAATATTGTCATTTATTCTCTTCAGAGTTGCCGGAGCACCGCCAATATAAGCAATATCTACATCAGCGGCCTTAAAGGCCTCCATTACGGCAACACCATTGGCAAACATCTTGGTTTCCAGGTTCTGCCCGGTAATCAGACCGACCTGTTCATAGTACCCTTCCTTCTCAGCAACAAACATAGCCAGTTGATGCAGGTCAGCTGACAGGTATCCCAGACGAAGCGGGGCATCACCTTTGACGCCCGCAGGTTTCCAGCCGGCATCCTGATCCAATTCACCGGAAACTTTTTTATTGACATCTTCCCGGAGGAATGAAGCAAAGAAATTTTCACTGTTTTCGTACCCGATGGTTTCCACCGAGTTTTTCAGCAGTTTTCCTTCTACCAGGCTGCTGTAGTACTCCATGAATTTGTCCTTGGCGGGATATTCAACATAAGTAATGTTTTCCAGGGATTTTTTAACTACTTCCTCATCCTTCCCGGTGAAGGCAGAGGCATACTGCAAAACCTTATTCCGGTTTTCCGCATCATTTATAAACCTGATAGCTCTGATATGAGCCCAGGTAACAGCTTCAACCGTTTGTTCATCTTTAAAGCTGTCACTTACAGCCAAAACACAGCACGGGTGTCCCGGCCATACTTCCCGGGAGGTAAACAGGTATTTACCGTCACCGTTGTTTACAGCAGTACTGTTAAAGGGCTCCCAGGCGATGAAACCGTCGATTTCCCCAGCTTTTAACTGTTCCAGCATATTCGGCGGGGATGTTTGCGTCAGGTATAC contains the following coding sequences:
- a CDS encoding (Fe-S)-binding protein; the encoded protein is MTEAAMESGTDRINTGKLRIEKLSPRQLMSLDACTRCGECQKWCPVYTLDSKEDVTPRAKIKYLKEILKGENGGLFGLFGRKPGPETVARFTKSLYECSCCNQCHFVCPARLDTVELWENTREAMYESGLGPLPEQKTYCETLKKHGNPYKRSRTEKADWVEAGLSKGTLAQKPELITDNLAPVLLFLGCTASYDEKINMVSQHAANIMNHAGVRFGILGPEENCCYGKLRRIGDPEFQEKAAGNIDQINSLGIETLVTACSGCYKTFKNDYARIGEQNYEIYHLAEYIDLLHRQGRLQFKIPIEGKITYHDPCLLGRHNGIYDAPRRIIDAIPGLELVEMDRNRQYSRCCGVGGGLKMANHDLQEEASVYRIKEAEATGAEFLTTPCPTCYSGLAGGIVKADSPLKMYHLAELAAVSMGCE
- a CDS encoding respiratory nitrate reductase subunit gamma, which encodes MSDAELYFKPWAYFWVVQFLGVLLLFTGLGYKISFYFKARRRSLYNEPDFLIMLKTFFREVLFQKQLAEKSAARWLAHMLIFYGFIGLLMLSAIAVVLEMVIPESSRVSLYMLEGAGHNYYKAAGDLFGLAILAGLAMAIIRRYIKKDSQLYTDADDTVTLAALFLLVASGFLLEAARISMTMPGTEVTYSFIGYRLAALFSGDANVGGLATGLWVFHATLNAILLAYIPHSKFMHIINGPVEIVLNASEERMRGDLYI
- a CDS encoding CobW family GTP-binding protein, which produces MKIVLICGFLGAGKTTLLKNLIEQSNSDTAILVNEFGELGIDGAVVAEGTNLNVVEMPSGCICCSLRESLVDAVRDILEDFKPGQLIIEPSGIASPSSVLIGLEKADFSDRIEIAPVVGVVDLTFFSGDVHEDDLGNFFKDQIMNSDIIMMNKADLVSAEEIEKCRGKIARINPAALIIPTVYCRAEIPQTAVKGDIVHFHYSPQFHAESFTIDGMVKKERIVELLQNLNSGEYGSIYRAKGIIRTENGPETFDYVNGQVNFGEIRDTDTNKFVFIGRQVDRPKIEKAIKS
- a CDS encoding DUF6951 family protein, with product MKKAKGIVEPGACGLKVVIEAELDDQKRLNLDFHSACELVTGMKDEFRNLNWKKGVFTKMLDSYIYKVCSQHLTHPDCPVPSAILKTVQVLVGAAVDQEVTMKITKITEE
- a CDS encoding 4Fe-4S double cluster binding domain-containing protein, with translation MLKFPLRMRKSTMTTIDSQQLQEKIISWGATLAGFGDVSVGLAPELKHLPNAIAIAVKHPRYRGTYKCGSMTVYSNQYEEVDLVLESVQKKLITLLKSRGWRTLAIPPDSAKTDGSFISKLYPLFPHKTAATCSGLGWIGKSGLLVNREYGARLSWATVLTDAPLEICKTPYTESACGSCSRCVNSCPVSAIRDVQWKRGNKAEVFIDADACTEYMSYTVKVFQKYICGVCVLACPYGR
- a CDS encoding carboxymuconolactone decarboxylase family protein translates to MCEEKNYTPAEANQYMVDNMLFVPRMFKVINEVNPKAGVTFADFYNSMWADGALSRKVKELIFMAGGVGYCSPRCIVHVYPAVKAGASVEEVFEAAAIGMMLGGFVPAGPGIPYCFEYAYKCVQLAQKIQANEPWEYLPPPRWDHGVY
- a CDS encoding ABC transporter ATP-binding protein, whose product is MALIIRDITQQFGETTIFQGLDLKVEQGCFCCIVGPSGCGKSTLLRIVAGLYAPAGGQVLLEDRPITLEDGEVGFVFQEDALFPWYTVEENIRFALRARKIDTSLWRDIIEHNLEKVGLAEYRKYYPKQLSGGMKQRVAIARVLAYNPKLLLMDEPFAALDSINRNMLQADLINLWEKEKKTILFVTHNIDEAVYLAERIVIMGCRPGRIKQVVELNLPRPRNRTDVEFCRNRRMILEMIESSTPAIPNTGRV
- a CDS encoding ABC transporter permease — its product is MGLFNYTAADRVADQTIQKPRYRILSRDRVFRMLSAASLVLIWQIIAGLRLLELPTPLETLRVFVDLVIKGDPLYNKTLLQIVWASLLIVIKACVLSFIAAVPMGILMGSVEKLKSYFDSIIEMIRPIPPLAWIPLAYVIFANTGSPTEYVQIFTVFIGAFFPVLLNTIHGISMVNRIHIEAARTMGSSSRQVLIRVMLPGALPAIFSGIRVGFGVGWMCIVAAEFVGGKLGIGYYIWSSYSVGGRTAEIISGMVAIGIVGSLINWIILFLEKRLIPWR
- a CDS encoding ABC transporter substrate-binding protein; translated protein: MKRLLAAVLTIMFSAVVFFGCSGKTGQQANEASGNQDLERIVYLTQTSPPNMLEQLKAGEIDGFIAWEPFNSTAVNNGDGKYLFTSREVWPGHPCCVLAVSDSFKDEQTVEAVTWAHIRAIRFINDAENRNKVLQYASAFTGKDEEVVKKSLENITYVEYPAKDKFMEYYSSLVEGKLLKNSVETIGYENSENFFASFLREDVNKKVSGELDQDAGWKPAGVKGDAPLRLGYLSADLHQLAMFVAEKEGYYEQVGLITGQNLETKMFANGVAVMEAFKAADVDIAYIGGAPATLKRINDNIPIEVVAGANNEGSGLVVKSDGKIKTLADLEGRTIAVPGIGTVQHTLLDKALREEGLRPVIK